The following coding sequences are from one Triticum aestivum cultivar Chinese Spring chromosome 5A, IWGSC CS RefSeq v2.1, whole genome shotgun sequence window:
- the LOC123102701 gene encoding probable stress-associated endoplasmic reticulum protein gives MTTSRRLADRKSAKFQKNITKRGSVPETTVKKGNDYPVGPIVLGFFIFVVIGSSLFQIIRTATSGGMA, from the exons ATG ACTACTTCAAGGCGTCTTGCTGACAGGAAGAGTGCGAAGTTTCAGAAGAACATCACAAAGAGGGGCTCAGTGCCTGAAACTACTGTGAAGAAGGGGAATGACTATCCTGTTGGACCTATCGTGCTTGGATTCTTCATCTTTGTGGTCATAGGATCAT CCTTGTTTCAGATTATCAGGACAGCTACTAGTGGTGGGATGGCTTAA